A stretch of Pseudoliparis swirei isolate HS2019 ecotype Mariana Trench chromosome 14, NWPU_hadal_v1, whole genome shotgun sequence DNA encodes these proteins:
- the retreg2 gene encoding reticulophagy regulator 2 isoform X2, protein MASEEEARRRPSVPSSSVGLESLFPAGSSEQVCGDEDPELVRLRERVQGWLSQYESLLLWSQRLLVWERPLYSITVALTLNTLFWLLSSTSLRPLFLLSVSLLGLMLLERWKPKLPIITVQLAETLPEQRDTMGVEPHLLSISELSHHLAESYLTCRLCLQETLQYKQQNHGKFCVMMCGGCFVLVVVGHYVPGIMISYIIVLSVLLWPLVVYNELIQRMYTGFEPILMKLDYSMKGDTEHRKHDKRKVKKEGEEGDESRAETESECEEELSCFAPTVDVKTTTLAMAITDSELSDEEASILESGGFSVSRATTPQLIDVSEDPSLHSDPEESYLRDLPEFPSVAEFPSVERSRLRFPLRVAGRADAAQAAARSEGEPLSPASLLFQHLASPLHFVNTHFNGRGRPPGDEEGALRAPGAPVEAGMRVAEEKEAAATQGTLEALSEQIVSTAISAVVQNTLSALLRASDASEDRSPAESLPAETLPGALDTPAPPTDTAANAPGADEDRDEATAAGSGTCEEMPDNTLVPTEEEDFELLERCDEGLDLISDRQAVGGASGAPETPPSPQRQPQS, encoded by the exons ATGGCGAGCGAAGAGGAGGCCAGAAGACGCCCCTCGGTTCCCTCCTCTTCGGTTGGCCTGGAGTCTCTGTTCCCTGCGGGATCTTCGGAGCAGGTGTGCGGGGACGAGGACCCGGAGCTCGTCCGCCTGCGGGAGCGTGTCCAGGGTTGGCTATCGCAGTACGAGTCCCTGCTGCTGTGGTCGCAGAGGCTGCTGGTCTGGGAAAGGCCGTTGTACAGCATCACCGTCGCCTTGACACTCAACACGCTTTTCTG GCTCCTGTCATCCACCTCCCTGCGGCCTCTGTTCCTGCTGAGTGTGTCCCTTCTGGGACTTATGCTCCTGGAGAGATGGAAGCCCAAGTTGCCTATCATTACCG TTCAACTTGCAGAGACTCTCCCTGAACAACG TGACACAATGGGTGTCGAGCCGCATCTGCTCAGCATTTCTGAGCTCAGCCACCACCTGGCTGAAAGCTACCTGACCTGCCGCCTGTGCTTGCAGGAGACGCTGCAGTACAAGCAACAAAACCATGGCAAG TTCTGTGTGATGATGTGCGGTGGCTGTTTTGTACTTGTCGTGGTTGGGCATTATGTACCTGGGATCATGATCTCCTATATTATTG TCCTAAGCGTGCTGTTGTGGCCACTGGTGGTGTACAACGAACTGATCCAGAGGATGTACACGGGCTTTGAGCCGATCCTGATGAAACTGGACTACAGCATGAAGGGAGACACCGAGCACCGCAAGCACGACAAGAGAA aggtgaagaaggagggagaggagggggacgaGTCGAGAGCTGAAacggagagtgagtgtgaggaggagcTGTCCTGTTTCGCCCCAACG GTGGATGTGAAGACCACAACTCTGGCGATGGCCATCACAGACTCCGAGTTGTCAGATGAAGAGGCGTCCATCTTAGAGAGCGGAGGGTTCTCGGTGTCCAGGGCCACCACTCCTCAACTCATCGACGTCTCTGAAG ACCCGAGTTTACACAGCGACCCGGAGGAGTCCTATTTGCGGGATCTCCCCGAGTTCCCCTCAGTGGCGGAGTTCCCGTCCGTCGAGCGCAGCCGGCTCCGCTTCCCCCTGCGAGTCGCCGGCCGGGCGGACGCCGCCCAGGCCGCTGCTCGATCAGAGGGGGAACCGCTGAGCCccgccagcctcctcttccagcACCTCGCGTCTCCGCTCCACTTTGTGAACACGCACTTCAACGGACGCGGACGGCCACCCGGGGATGAGGAGGGCGCGCTGCGAGCCCCCGGCGCGCCGGTCGAAGCGGGGATGCGCGTGGCCGAGGAGAAGGAAGCTGCGGCAACCCAGGGAACCTTGGAGGCCTTGAGCGAGCAGATCGTGAGCACGGCCATCTCCGCTGTGGTGCAGAACACTCTGTCGGCCCTGCTGCGCGCCAGCGACGCCAGCGAGGATCGCTCCCCGGCCGAGTCGCTCCCCGCTGAAACCCTGCCGGGCGCTCTGGACACCCCCGCCCCGCCCACCGACACCGCCGCTAACGCGCCGGGAGCCGACGAGGACCGGGACGAGGCGACGGCGGCAGGAAGCGGCACCTGCGAGGAGATGCCCGACAACACGCTGGTTCCGACCGAGGAAGAGGACTTTGAGCTTCTGGAGCGGTGCGATGAGGGGCTGGACCTCATCTCTGACAGACAggcagtgggaggagcctcaggaGCTCCAGAGACCCCTCCGTCTCCTCAGCGTCAACCACAGTCATAG
- the retreg2 gene encoding reticulophagy regulator 2 isoform X1, which yields MASEEEARRRPSVPSSSVGLESLFPAGSSEQVCGDEDPELVRLRERVQGWLSQYESLLLWSQRLLVWERPLYSITVALTLNTLFWLLSSTSLRPLFLLSVSLLGLMLLERWKPKLPIITVQLAETLPEQRDTMGVEPHLLSISELSHHLAESYLTCRLCLQETLQYKQQNHGKFCVMMCGGCFVLVVVGHYVPGIMISYIIVLSVLLWPLVVYNELIQRMYTGFEPILMKLDYSMKGDTEHRKHDKRKVKKEGEEGDESRAETESECEEELSCFAPTVDVKTTTLAMAITDSELSDEEASILESGGFSVSRATTPQLIDVSEVSPPRLISTTDPSLHSDPEESYLRDLPEFPSVAEFPSVERSRLRFPLRVAGRADAAQAAARSEGEPLSPASLLFQHLASPLHFVNTHFNGRGRPPGDEEGALRAPGAPVEAGMRVAEEKEAAATQGTLEALSEQIVSTAISAVVQNTLSALLRASDASEDRSPAESLPAETLPGALDTPAPPTDTAANAPGADEDRDEATAAGSGTCEEMPDNTLVPTEEEDFELLERCDEGLDLISDRQAVGGASGAPETPPSPQRQPQS from the exons ATGGCGAGCGAAGAGGAGGCCAGAAGACGCCCCTCGGTTCCCTCCTCTTCGGTTGGCCTGGAGTCTCTGTTCCCTGCGGGATCTTCGGAGCAGGTGTGCGGGGACGAGGACCCGGAGCTCGTCCGCCTGCGGGAGCGTGTCCAGGGTTGGCTATCGCAGTACGAGTCCCTGCTGCTGTGGTCGCAGAGGCTGCTGGTCTGGGAAAGGCCGTTGTACAGCATCACCGTCGCCTTGACACTCAACACGCTTTTCTG GCTCCTGTCATCCACCTCCCTGCGGCCTCTGTTCCTGCTGAGTGTGTCCCTTCTGGGACTTATGCTCCTGGAGAGATGGAAGCCCAAGTTGCCTATCATTACCG TTCAACTTGCAGAGACTCTCCCTGAACAACG TGACACAATGGGTGTCGAGCCGCATCTGCTCAGCATTTCTGAGCTCAGCCACCACCTGGCTGAAAGCTACCTGACCTGCCGCCTGTGCTTGCAGGAGACGCTGCAGTACAAGCAACAAAACCATGGCAAG TTCTGTGTGATGATGTGCGGTGGCTGTTTTGTACTTGTCGTGGTTGGGCATTATGTACCTGGGATCATGATCTCCTATATTATTG TCCTAAGCGTGCTGTTGTGGCCACTGGTGGTGTACAACGAACTGATCCAGAGGATGTACACGGGCTTTGAGCCGATCCTGATGAAACTGGACTACAGCATGAAGGGAGACACCGAGCACCGCAAGCACGACAAGAGAA aggtgaagaaggagggagaggagggggacgaGTCGAGAGCTGAAacggagagtgagtgtgaggaggagcTGTCCTGTTTCGCCCCAACG GTGGATGTGAAGACCACAACTCTGGCGATGGCCATCACAGACTCCGAGTTGTCAGATGAAGAGGCGTCCATCTTAGAGAGCGGAGGGTTCTCGGTGTCCAGGGCCACCACTCCTCAACTCATCGACGTCTCTGAAG TTTCCCCCCCCCGTCTCATCTCTACCACAGACCCGAGTTTACACAGCGACCCGGAGGAGTCCTATTTGCGGGATCTCCCCGAGTTCCCCTCAGTGGCGGAGTTCCCGTCCGTCGAGCGCAGCCGGCTCCGCTTCCCCCTGCGAGTCGCCGGCCGGGCGGACGCCGCCCAGGCCGCTGCTCGATCAGAGGGGGAACCGCTGAGCCccgccagcctcctcttccagcACCTCGCGTCTCCGCTCCACTTTGTGAACACGCACTTCAACGGACGCGGACGGCCACCCGGGGATGAGGAGGGCGCGCTGCGAGCCCCCGGCGCGCCGGTCGAAGCGGGGATGCGCGTGGCCGAGGAGAAGGAAGCTGCGGCAACCCAGGGAACCTTGGAGGCCTTGAGCGAGCAGATCGTGAGCACGGCCATCTCCGCTGTGGTGCAGAACACTCTGTCGGCCCTGCTGCGCGCCAGCGACGCCAGCGAGGATCGCTCCCCGGCCGAGTCGCTCCCCGCTGAAACCCTGCCGGGCGCTCTGGACACCCCCGCCCCGCCCACCGACACCGCCGCTAACGCGCCGGGAGCCGACGAGGACCGGGACGAGGCGACGGCGGCAGGAAGCGGCACCTGCGAGGAGATGCCCGACAACACGCTGGTTCCGACCGAGGAAGAGGACTTTGAGCTTCTGGAGCGGTGCGATGAGGGGCTGGACCTCATCTCTGACAGACAggcagtgggaggagcctcaggaGCTCCAGAGACCCCTCCGTCTCCTCAGCGTCAACCACAGTCATAG